A DNA window from Trypanosoma brucei brucei TREU927 chromosome 10, whole genome shotgun sequence contains the following coding sequences:
- a CDS encoding protein kinase, putative (curated by M. Parsons, P. Ward, J. Mottram): MNRSSRNLAEMQDEINQLDDRYKLEKIIGAGSYGVVIRARDTTTNDLVAIKRVNKEIFEEIILAKRILREIKLLAHFHHDNIIGLRNLITPADRDNYDYFYIVMDVMETDLKQVLRTGQSLTEGHIQYFIYQILHALNFIHSSGVIHRDITPANILVNKNCDLKICDFGLSKEESDQGEHMTDYVTMRWYRAPELVMEDKRYSAQIDVWGVGSILGELLGARPLFQGKDRVNQLDKIIDVIGTPSEEDINSIGSTAAQKYLKKKSFRPAPDWASVYPRASPEALDLLRRMLVFHPDKRITVAEALKHPFLRDLYEESDVQVSIQHFNFDETQHKTIQEVKWAVYDESVAFHKNHPRTAPRPQQQQHSAQQPAAAASLPTVDIAGEWRSAQQTIERGEEECGAEQFDKYVGSVE; encoded by the coding sequence ATGAACCGTAGTTCGAGGAACCTTGCAGAGATGCAGGATGAGATCAACCAGTTGGACGACCGTTACAAACTTGAAAAGATAATTGGTGCGGGATCCTATGGTGTCGTCATCCGCGCGAGGGATACCACAACAAACGACCTAGTGGCCATTAAACGCGTCAATAAGGAAATATTCGAGGAAATAATCCTTGCAAAACGTATTCTTCGCGAAATCAAGCTGTTGGCACACTTTCACCACGATAATATCATTGGACTCCGTAACCTCATCACCCCGGCCGACCGCGACAACTATGATTACTTTTATATTGTCATGGATGTAATGGAGACCGACCTGAAGCAAGTGCTCCGAACTGGCCAAAGTCTCACGGAAGGTCACATACAATATTTCATTTATCAAATCTTACATGCCCTAAACTTCATCCATTCTTCAGGTGTTATTCATCGAGACATCACCCCGGCCAACATTTTAGTCAATAAAAATTGTGATTTGAAGATATGCGACTTCGGACTTTCCAAAGAGGAGAGTGATCAAGGGGAGCACATGACAGATTATGTTACCATGCGTTGGTACCGTGCACCGGAGCTGGTGATGGAAGATAAGAGGTATTCCGCACAAATTGATGTGTGGGGAGTTGGAAGTATTCTTGGTGAGTTGCTGGGCGCCCGACCCCTGTTTCAGGGAAAAGACCGTGTGAACCAACTGGACAAAATCATTGATGTTATCGGAACTCCATCTGAAGAGGATATAAATTCCATCGGGTCCACTGCGGCGCAgaagtatttaaaaaagaagtcaTTTCGTCCTGCACCCGATTGGGCCTCCGTATATCCCAGAGCGAGTCCAGAGGCGCTGGACTTATTGCGGCGGATGTTGGTGTTCCATCCAGACAAGCGCATAACTGTCGCTGAAGCATTAAAACATCCCTTCCTTAGGGATCTGTACGAGGAATCCGATGTACAGGTTAGTATCCAGCACTTTAACTTTGATGAAACACAACATAAAACAATTCAGGAGGTAAAGTGGGCGGTGTATGATGAGAGTGTGGCATTTCACAAAAACCACCCCCGGACAGCACCTaggccacaacaacaacaacattctGCGCAACAACCCGCCGCTGCTGCATCTCTTCCAACTGTTGATATCGCTGGAGAGTGGCGGTCAGCGCAACAAACAATTGAGCGGGGCGAGGAGGAATGTGGTGCGGAGCAGTTCGACAAATATGTGGGTTCCGTTGAGTGA
- a CDS encoding hypothetical protein, conserved (GPI-Anchor Signal predicted for Tb10.389.1690 by DGPI v2.04 with cleavage site probability 1.5480001 near 1464): MRGSCSEGALSGGCLPSRATTNPLGGPSSAGSLEMAEMLGAEAFYGLPILCSLWSERKLPKRRGARGRGQHWSCASGESGKKRNCNLPPQLLFTIMSYLLPEGMLKMRLVCRTFNDVFLTYSVQETFAVSLPRSFMEPTVGFQTLSGLIKEREAVLRNKERSWSKWLSAYVVMWLRKEANNDTISKATVEGQALWVQLQRSRVLCRLAMEEWLGHLSDCRRAQYNIRRNWFNPTNLGCTLRTGVPPVFLPDGTLCINDPPDVVKFYAKRDRGLPLCEDALSHKTVSRKNDSLKDMWAPFEELAFPAYVCLMYYDPYVDALHISLASGTCTLWRVNSIGIEAAAHRTASEADFESSSHQLWRKTDLPCRSIPSRIEVVGNYTISSEFLACSVTMTRDGIKLEDYRWSEDEVMSKVRLFGEGANGDTSRIIVASCGRDVSASLLPRATAGDAHLTKEDVAVLNILQNQLSNASNSVNRPRAGPTRGEASANESHRPSATNSVDGINGGHNDVESGNNGGNIISIAGGPGNGAFELLVDDIEHEGVGTAASEVTANHLEGERGDRITDFRPSSITINSTERIDIKRHVFGVFNEQARLMCTVAITHEVAVFILTQSGCRTLGVNYSGGIHAASVLSSPVFKRCESPTAEHPCEEGDALFLCASQHNVLICQQKLYRRLEEVEILVIHQNHREAATSRGALRPSEQRYGTWYFLKGYSYHSPPMILRPLVEVSSLMLQAFVQPRPLLPEHLEWLSKRSNEGTCKVDCQRQREEHLPPYKSSWWCPQRDGHPYFHKPFVMFISKFVGYLLAGCDCTSGGYQEVSTDDREHFHSVPLLDGIAVKRLHPSAVALSPSHAFFVLGMENGSILMVSPSCRKCDQAKDGQGGCTTDAQVNGAHLIEQLDTISIPEGGEGYLASREAPQLLVAGEDLHEEGADEGESSSSSEDEAAHPRSQHPHTSHLYRTTIISNRVRGSARQKRNLRSFTPQQLFGCAFHEDPYISALQRCSSSILNSMERLEGEQRRHHPTPIHAVWIHAPRDCYRFSRKSGIWSMHLDDWKLTVLNRLYELTVYDLSMQSFVGKDNVKGSVVFAPLLTLSPYLSHPFLGVPMKDEEKWLCSKIRRRMRAETERTASGWEIVWHNGVLVVLGVSKGWRYSVFDFHARFSDPDVKNFSDPAPVAYSAKRDEYYESISGSQMLVPLDFGKKGTHKLALPRHFPLLRRDENMYLVRLSVRAVTLVFLCVALILVMLRIDGYITAPHWVAAAAYAPYALDVIANSFTDYDRYYIVRSDVPFYIRLFSDLLLYIVFPVVFTLRRDLYPRFNTPWIVLTIPLCVAIAMKSLPDIYINMHPGQRHWFAWVTTSRLLKALYEWLIISTIVLLALYFDGPSGRDPLAPKFHIALALTPVMLLILILKVKSAAAFVRTGNWRLYLTCLFPLLLLALQVMLFVGEFKDYYEYIGKPITTPKPSASQSLFILPFSVIVVAIYKGYTVASVLCR; this comes from the coding sequence ATGCGGGGGAGCTGCAGCGAGGGTGCATTATCAGGAGGATGTTTGCCATCTAGAGCTACAACAAACCCCTTAGGAGGACCCAGTTCAGCCGGATCACTGGAAATGGCTGAGATGTTAGGAGCTGAAGCATTTTACGGGTTACCTATTCTTTGTTCCCTGTGGTCTGAGCGCAAACTCCCAAAACGACGCGGCGCGAGGGGGAGAGGCCAACATTGGTCTTGTGCTTCGGGTGAAAGCGGCAAGAAGCGGAATTGCAACCTTCCTCCACAGCTCCTCTTCACCATTATGAGTTACCTCCTACCAGAAGGTATGTTGAAAATGAGGTTGGTTTGCCGTACCTTCAACGACGTGTTCCTCACGTACAGCGTCCAGGAAACATTCGCCGTGTCACTCCCCCGTAGTTTCATGGAACCGACAGTAGGATTTCAAACTCTCTCAGGACTGATAAAAGAACGTGAGGCCGTTCTACGCAATAAGGAGCGCTCCTGGTCTAAGTGGCTCTCAGCATACGTGGTGATGTGGCTccgaaaagaagcaaacaatGATACCATAAGCAAGGCGACGGTGGAGGGACAAGCCCTGTGGGTGCAGCTTCAGCGATCGCGGGTGTTATGTCGGCTCGCAATGGAGGAATGGCTCGGGCACCTCTCAGACTGCCGCCGTGCGCAGTATAATATACGTAGGAACTGGTTCAACCCAACAAATTTGGGTTGTACGTTGCGGACTGGAGTGCCGCCCGTTTTCCTACCGGATGGAACACTCTGCATTAATGACCCACCAGATGTAGTGAAGTTTTACGCCAAGCGTGACAGGGGGTTGCCTTTGTGTGAAGATGCGCTCTCTCACAAAACTGTATCGCGAAAAAACGACTCGCTTAAGGACATGTGGGCTCCCTTTGAAGAGCTTGCGTTTCCTGCATATGTGTGTCTAATGTATTATGACCCTTACGTGGATGCGCTCCACATCAGTCTGGCGAGCGGCACGTGCACACTTTGGCGTGTGAACAGCATAGGAATTGAGGCTGCAGCGCATCGCACTGCATCTGAAGCGGATTTTGAGAGTTCTTCACATCAACTGTGGCGTAAGACTGATCTTCCTTGCCGTAGCATCCCTAGCAGAATTGAGGTGGTGGGAAACTACACCATTTCTAGCGAGTTTCTTGCTTGTTCCGTGACGATGACAAGAGACGGTATTAAGCTAGAGGACTACAGGTGGAGTGAAGACGAAGTGATGTCTAAAGTGCGTTTGTTTGGTGAGGGCGCGAATGGCGACACTAGTCGTATCATCGTGGCAAGTTGTGGCCGAGACGTGTCAGCATCCCTTCTTCCGAGAGCCACTGCCGGTGATGCACACCTTACGAAGGAGGATGTGGCAGTACTGAACATTTTGCAAAATCAGTTGTCAAACGCGAGTAACAGTGTAAACAGACCTCGAGCGGGTCCTACTCGCGGTGAAGCTTCTGCGAATGAATCCCATAGACCGTCTGCCACCAACTCTGTTGATGGTATTAACGGTGGGCATAACGATGTGGAGAGTGGCAATAACGGCGGGAATATCATTTCTATTGCCGGTGGGCCTGGTAACGGAGCATTTGAGCTGCTTGTTGACGACATTGAGCACGAAGGAGTAGGAACTGCTGCGTCTGAGGTAACCGCTAACCACctggaaggggaaaggggagatAGAATCACCGACTTCAGGCCCTCTTCAATCACAATTAATTCCACCGAGAGAATCGACATAAAGCGACACGTTTTTGGAGTGTTCAACGAGCAGGCGAGACTGATGTGCACTGTTGCGATCACACACGAAGTGGCTGTTTTCATTTTGACCCAATCAGGTTGCAGGACATTAGGAGTAAATTACAGCGGAGGAATACATGCTGCGTCCGTGCTGAGCTCACCGGTGTTTAAGCGTTGTGAGTCACCTACAGCAGAGCACCCGTGCGAGGAGGGAGATGCATTGTTTCTGTGCGCCTCTCAACACAACGTACTAATCTGTCAGCAGAAGTTATATCGTCGCCTGGAAGAGGTTGAAATATTGGTTATTCACCAGAATCACCGAGAGGCAGCAACATCACGAGGCGCTTTGCGGCCAAGTGAGCAGCGTTATGGGACGTGGTATTTTCTTAAGGGGTATTCATACCACTCTCCACCAATGATATTGAGACCATTGGTGGAGGTTTCTTCTCTTATGCTGCAGGCATTCGTTCAACCGCGTCCCCTATTACCGGAGCATCTAGAATGGCTCAGTAAAAGGTCAAATGAGGGAACATGCAAGGTAGATTGTCAACGGCAGCGGGAGGAGCACCTCCCGCCGTACAAGTCTTCCTGGTGGTGCCCGCAAAGGGACGGACACCCTTACTTCCACAAGCCATTTGTAATGTTTATTTCAAAATTTGTGGGGTATCTACTTGCTGGTTGCGACTGTACTTCCGGGGGATACCAGGAGGTCTCTACGGACGACCGAGAGCATTTTCATAGCGTTCCCCTCCTTGATGGGATTGCAGTGAAGCGGCTCCACCCGTCCGCAGTGGCACTGTCGCCTTCGCATGCTTTTTTCGTCCTCGGAATGGAAAACGGTTCGATTCTGATGGTGTCTCCATCATGTCGAAAGTGTGATCAGGCAAAAGACGGTCAGGGGGGTTGCACCACAGATGCGCAGGTCAATGGGGCCCATCTCATTGAGCAATTGGACACCATATCCATTCCCGAAGGTGGGGAGGGATATTTGGCGAGCAGAGAAGCCCCCCAACTTCTTGTTGCTGGCGAGGACTTGCACGAGGAAGGAGCGGATGAAGGAGAAAGCTCCTCAAGCTCCGAAGATGAGGCTGCACACCCCCGCTCTCAACACCCACATACAAGCCATTTATACCGAACAACAATAATTAGCAACAGGGTGCGTGGTTCGGCGCGGCAAAAGCGCAACCTTCGGTCGTTCACCCCACAACAGCTGTTTGGATGTGCTTTCCATGAGGATCCATACATCTCTGCGTTACAGCGCTGTTCATCATCGATTCTTAATTCAATGGAACGCCTTGAAGGGGAACAGCGGCGGCACCATCCCACACCGATTCATGCCGTCTGGATTCATGCCCCGCGTGATTGCTACCGGTTCTCACGTAAGTCAGGCATATGGAGTATGCACTTGGATGATTGGAAATTAACCGTACTTAACAGGCTGTATGAACTAACGGTATACGACCTCTCTATGCAATCTTTCGTCGGAAAAGACAATGTTAAAGGGAGTGTTGTGTTCGCACCACTACTAACACTGAGCCCATATTTAAGTCATCCGTTTCTGGGTGTCCCAATGAAAGATGAGGAGAAGTGGCTTTGTTCGAAGATACGTAGACGGATGCGGGCGGAAACGGAACGAACTGCCTCTGGATGGGAAATTGTGTGGCACAATGGAGTGCTGGTTGTGCTTGGAGTGTCAAAAGGATGGAGGTACTCCGTTTTTGACTTTCATGCAAGGTTTAGTGACCCCGATGTGAAAAACTTTTCAGACCCAGCGCCAGTGGCATATTCAGCTAAGCGAGACGAGTACTATGAAAGTATTTCTGGTTCTCAAATGTTAGTGCCTCTCGAttttggaaaaaaagggactcACAAGCTAGCGCTGCCCCGTCACTTCCCACTCCTTAGGCGGGACGAGAATATGTATTTGGTGAGGCTTTCGGTAAGGGCCGTCACATTGGTGTTTCTATGCGTGGCGTTAATACTGGTGATGCTGCGTATCGATGGATATATCACAGCGCCGCATTGGGTCGCAGCCGCTGCTTACGCTCCGTATGCACTAGACGTCATCGCCAACTCATTCACAGACTATGATAGATATTACATAGTCCGTAGTGACGTGCCATTTTACATTCGTCTTTTCTCTGACCTGCTTCTCTATATCGTGTTCCCCGTTGTTTTCACTCTGCGTCGTGATTTGTACCCGAGATTCAACACGCCGTGGATCGTCCTGACAATACCGTTGTGTGTTGCCATCGCTATGAAGTCACTGCCGGACATTTATATTAATATGCACCCCGGGCAGCGGCACTGGTTTGCGTGGGTTACTACATCGCGACTGTTGAAGGCGCTGTACGAATGGCTGATAATTTCGACAATCGTCCTTCTAGCTCTGTATTTCGATGGTCCTTCTGGTCGTGATCCACTTGCACCGAAGTTCCACATTGCTCTGGCCTTAACTCCGGTAATGTtgttaatattaatattgaAGGTGAAATCTGCTGCTGCCTTTGTCCGAACTGGAAACTGGAGGCTTTATCTTACTTGCTTATTTCCATTACTTCTGTTGGCACTTCAGGTGATGCTGTTCGTTGGTGAGTTCAAGGACTACTATGAATATATTGGTAAACCGATCACCACGCCTAAACCGTCGGCGTCTCAGtcccttttcattcttcccttttctgttattgTGGTGGCGATTTACAAGGGATATACCGTGGCTTCAGTTCTTTGTAGGTAG